One genomic segment of Gossypium arboreum isolate Shixiya-1 chromosome 3, ASM2569848v2, whole genome shotgun sequence includes these proteins:
- the LOC108475662 gene encoding transcription factor MYB41-like, with product MGRTPCCDKSGLKKGPWTPEEDLKLTNYIQVHGPGNWRTLPKNAGLQRCGKSCRLRWTNYLRPDIRRGRFSFEEEETIIQLHGILGNKWSAIAGQLPGRTDNEIKNYWNTHIRKRLLRNGIDPVTHAPRLDLLDLSSIISSTLCNQSLLNVSNLLGTQALLNPQLLSLANTLLSLKQENPEMLMQYLQQNQLNLDPSLQAPIQTASACTTTSTVPCCTSMLSQTGLIQASGEGFFSSDMTNFSYPNSQEILTTSTLTNEFAAQPHYVQCSTNPTVPILSETSNFQSVDGSFDSVRSSAISSPTPLNSSSTFVNSSSTDDERESFSSLLKFEIPEGLDINDFM from the exons ATGGGGAGAACACCTTGCTGTGACAAAAGTGGCCTCAAGAAAGGTCCCTGGACTCCCGAGGAAGATCTTAAGCTTACTAACTATATTCAGGTTCATGGACCAGGAAACTGGCGTACTCTCCCTAAGAATGCCG GTCTCCAAAGATGTGGGAAGAGTTGCCGTCTCAGATGGACGAACTACCTTAGACCTGATATCAGGAGAGGAAGGTTCtcatttgaagaagaagaaactaTAATTCAACTACACGGTATCTTGGGGAACAA GTGGTCGGCTATTGCGGGTCAATTGCCAGGAAGGACCGATAATGAAATTAAGAATTACTGGAACACCCATATCAGGAAAAGGCTTCTAAGGAATGGGATCGATCCAGTGACACATGCTCCACGTCTTGATTTGCTTGACCTTTCTTCCATTATCAGCTCAACTTTGTGCAACCAATCTCTTCTCAATGTGTCAAACTTGTTAGGTACACAAGCTCTCCTAAATCCCCAACTGCTCAGCCTAGCAAACACCCTCTTGTCTCTAAAACAAGAAAACCCAGAAATGCTGATGCAATATCTCCAACAAAACCAACTAAATCTAGACCCCTCGTTACAAGCTCCCATTCAAACTGCTTCAGCTTGCACCACCACATCCACCGTCCCTTGTTGTACTTCGATGCTAAGCCAAACAGGACTCATACAAGCCTCCGGAGAAGGCTTTTTCTCTTCCGATATGACGAACTTCAGCTACCCAAATTCCCAAGAAATTTTGACAACTTCCACTTTAACCAATGAATTTGCTGCGCAACCACATTACGTGCAGTGCAGCACAAATCCTACAGTTCCCATTCTGTCTGAAACTTCCAATTTCCAATCAGTGGATGGCAGCTTTGATTCGGTGAGGTCGTCGGCGATATCAAGTCCAACGCCTTTGAACTCATCATCTACATTCGTGAACAGCAGCAGTACCGATGACGAGAGAGAAAGCTTTAGCAGCTTGCTTAAGTTTGAAATACCGGAGGGCTTGGATATCAATGATTTTATGTAA